In Helianthus annuus cultivar XRQ/B chromosome 8, HanXRQr2.0-SUNRISE, whole genome shotgun sequence, a single genomic region encodes these proteins:
- the LOC110873254 gene encoding probable protein phosphatase 2C 2, giving the protein MITVAIPNSPVFSPVSSSIFCKSPHESCPITHNNSPSSTFSFHIPKPIPPASASGSSKRKRPAKLAIPVASVCFSGGVEVEDRWKEVVVEGDGYSVYCKRGKRDVMEDRFKAVVEFDGEHKQAFFGVFDGHGGSKAAEFAAENLDKNILNEVEKMGEIEIIEAIKQGYMTTDSQFLNQNQRGGSCCVTAIIRDNNLVVSNAGDCRAVVSIGGTATPLTSDHRPSRQDEKLRIESLGGYVDSSRGVSRVLGSLAVSRGIGDQSLKQWITAEPETKIVKIAPEFEFLIMASDGLWDKVSNQEAIDLARPFCVGCDKLEPVSACKKLVELSASRGSIDDASVMIVQLGRFC; this is encoded by the exons ATGATTACCGTTGCAATCCCAAATTCCCCAGTATTCTCACCCGTTTCATCATCCATTTTCTGCAAATCTCCACACGAATCCTGCCCCATAACCCACAACAATTCTCCATCTTCCACTTTCTCATTTCATATTCCAAAACCAATACCACCGGCTTCTGCTTCCGGTTCTTCCAAGCGGAAGAGACCGGCTAAGTTGGCGATTCCGGTGGCTTCTGTTTGCTTTTCCGGTGGGGTTGAGGTGGAGGACCGGTggaaggaggtggtggtggagggAGATGGGTATTCGGTTTATTGTAAGAGAGGGAAGAGAGATGTTATGGAGGATCGGTTTAAGGCTGTTGTTGAGTTTGACGGAGAACATAAACAG GCATTTTTTGGTGTTTTTGACGGACACGGTGGATCAAAAGCAGCTGAATTTGCAGCAGAGAATCTTGATAAGAACATATTAAATGAGGTTGAAAAAATGGGTGAAATTGAAATAATTGAAGCAATTAAACAAGGTTACATGACCACAGACTCACAGTTTCTAAATCAAAATCAACGTGGTGGATCTTGTTGCGTGACCGCTATTATCCGAGACAACAATCTTGTGGTGTCGAATGCAGGCGACTGTCGTGCGGTGGTGAGCATTGGCGGAACCGCCACACCCCTCACCTCGGACCACCGCCCATCGAGACAAGACGAGAAGCTCAGAATCGAATCACTC GGTGGGTATGTCGATAGTAGCCGTGGTGTTTCACGAGTTCTTGGGTCGCTAGCGGTTTCAAGAGGAATTGGCGATCAAAGTCTAAAGCAATGGATAACAGCCGAACCCGAAACCAAAATTGTCAAAATCGCGCCTGAATTTGAGTTTTTGATCATGGCTTCCGACGGTTTATGGGACAAAGTGAGCAATCAAGAAGCAATCGATTTAGCGCGGCCCTTTTGTGTAGGCTGTGATAAGTTAGAACCCGTGTCCGCTTGCAAAAAATTGGTTGAACTCTCGGCTTCTCGAGGTTCCATTGATGATGCTAGCGTGATGATAGTTCAGTTGGGCCGGTTTTGTTGA